One Arthrobacter sp. StoSoilB20 DNA segment encodes these proteins:
- a CDS encoding ABC transporter substrate-binding protein produces MNLLTSPARRSAAVLAGALLLGSLTACGGGSAATSNVDKSTLTIATDSDSASFGYDPLRVSDAQRQFFEGLYENLMTLQPDGSVGPGLAKEFSYNADNTVLTLTLKEGVTFTDGSTLDAALVKANLDRRTDTALSAYSAIAKGGAQEIASVDVVSPTQVAITFAKAQPGFEKNLTSTLGMIVGKKAVTDTASLATTPDGSGPYTLDSATTVKGNKYVFTKNDKNADASKYPYNKITFSVIMDPQARANALVSGQADVASLTSPTVDFAKSKGVGVSQIGGTVQTMISFDKIGKTAPAFASEKVRQAFQYAINRQALVDALHKGDIPAWNALPKDSAGFSEELNKTYAYDPAKAKSLLEEAGYGSGFEFTIIAGPQTQTDLQAVQKDLAAVGITMNVKLAASTDEAFAAVATTPLGYAPLGWDNPVGLMYGAVLSGFTNVQKATDDQLNAATAEAAAAKDDASRKTALTKLNTRLVESGWMIPLYESLTNQGYNTKKVQQVKFAGSNVYPLLSSYAPTN; encoded by the coding sequence ATGAATCTCCTCACCTCACCTGCACGTCGGAGCGCGGCCGTCCTGGCCGGGGCGCTCCTCCTTGGGTCACTCACAGCCTGCGGTGGCGGTTCAGCTGCCACATCCAACGTGGACAAGAGCACGCTGACCATCGCAACAGACAGCGACAGTGCATCGTTCGGCTATGACCCCCTGCGGGTTTCGGACGCCCAGCGCCAGTTCTTCGAAGGCCTCTACGAGAACCTCATGACCCTTCAACCAGATGGCAGCGTTGGTCCCGGCCTTGCCAAGGAATTCAGCTACAACGCGGACAACACCGTCCTCACGTTGACCCTCAAGGAAGGCGTGACTTTCACTGACGGGTCCACCTTGGACGCAGCCTTGGTCAAGGCCAACCTTGACCGTCGCACCGACACCGCCCTCAGCGCGTACTCGGCCATAGCGAAGGGCGGTGCACAGGAAATTGCCTCCGTGGATGTTGTCAGCCCCACCCAAGTGGCCATAACGTTCGCAAAAGCCCAGCCGGGATTCGAAAAGAACCTCACCTCCACCTTGGGCATGATCGTAGGCAAGAAAGCCGTTACGGACACAGCCAGCCTGGCCACCACCCCGGACGGCTCCGGGCCCTACACCCTGGACAGCGCCACAACTGTGAAGGGCAACAAGTACGTCTTCACCAAGAACGACAAGAACGCTGACGCCTCCAAATACCCGTACAACAAGATCACCTTCAGCGTGATCATGGACCCCCAGGCCCGTGCCAACGCGCTGGTTTCCGGCCAGGCGGACGTCGCCTCGCTGACCTCTCCCACGGTCGACTTCGCCAAGTCCAAGGGAGTGGGCGTATCCCAGATCGGCGGCACCGTCCAGACCATGATCTCCTTCGACAAGATCGGCAAGACCGCACCTGCATTCGCCAGCGAAAAGGTGCGCCAGGCCTTCCAGTACGCCATCAACCGCCAAGCTTTGGTGGACGCGCTCCACAAGGGCGACATTCCTGCATGGAACGCACTGCCCAAGGACTCTGCGGGATTCTCGGAAGAACTGAACAAGACCTACGCCTATGATCCCGCCAAGGCCAAGAGCCTCTTGGAGGAAGCCGGGTACGGCAGCGGCTTCGAGTTCACCATCATTGCCGGCCCCCAGACGCAAACGGACCTGCAGGCAGTACAAAAGGACCTGGCAGCCGTTGGAATCACCATGAACGTCAAGCTGGCGGCCTCCACGGATGAAGCCTTCGCAGCCGTGGCTACAACCCCGCTGGGTTACGCCCCCTTGGGCTGGGACAACCCGGTTGGACTGATGTACGGAGCCGTCCTCAGCGGCTTCACCAATGTCCAGAAAGCTACGGATGATCAGCTGAATGCTGCGACGGCCGAGGCTGCGGCGGCGAAGGACGATGCTTCCAGGAAGACCGCCCTGACCAAGCTCAACACCCGCCTGGTGGAGTCCGGTTGGATGATCCCGCTCTATGAATCCCTCACCAACCAGGGCTACAACACCAAGAAGGTCCAGCAGGTGAAGTTCGCCGGAAGCAACGTGTACCCGCTGCTGTCCTCGTACGCACCCACCAACTGA
- a CDS encoding ABC transporter permease, with amino-acid sequence MEVTMAMFVTKRLLMALTTVLVVAVLAFLLVHAMPGSPGAVSLGAGASQEAIDQLNQSLGWNDPLVGQFFRWLGDAVQGNLGNSLIDGRSVSADLANRLPVTASLAAGATVLSAVFGIVLGVTAAVRGGLLDQLIGGFVGLLVALPAFWIGVIFVYLFAVQSSVFPATGYVPFDVSPQDWAMSLALPVITLAVGGAAFIARQTRASMLEALQQEHIRTLRATATPTWKILYIHALRYASLPIVAGIALQFIGLFGGSVIAEQLFAMPGLGQAVQTSVSTHDAPAVQGVVVIATVVVVAVNLVLEIATKFLDPKLRAS; translated from the coding sequence ATGGAGGTCACCATGGCAATGTTCGTCACCAAACGCCTGCTGATGGCGCTCACCACCGTGCTGGTGGTGGCGGTACTGGCGTTCCTGCTGGTCCACGCCATGCCAGGCAGCCCAGGTGCGGTGTCGCTGGGAGCAGGCGCTTCGCAGGAGGCCATCGACCAGTTGAACCAATCGCTCGGCTGGAACGATCCGCTGGTGGGCCAGTTCTTCCGCTGGCTCGGTGATGCCGTCCAAGGCAACCTCGGAAACTCCCTCATTGACGGCCGGTCCGTTAGTGCAGACCTGGCCAACAGGCTTCCGGTCACCGCTTCCCTCGCCGCCGGCGCCACCGTCCTCAGCGCAGTCTTCGGCATCGTCCTCGGCGTCACAGCAGCTGTTCGCGGTGGCCTCCTGGATCAGCTCATTGGAGGATTCGTCGGGCTCCTCGTCGCGCTGCCTGCGTTCTGGATCGGCGTCATCTTCGTTTACCTCTTCGCCGTCCAATCGTCCGTTTTCCCGGCCACCGGCTATGTCCCGTTCGACGTCTCCCCGCAGGATTGGGCGATGTCCCTGGCCCTTCCCGTGATCACGCTCGCCGTTGGCGGCGCAGCGTTTATTGCCCGGCAGACCAGGGCTTCCATGCTCGAGGCGTTGCAGCAGGAACACATCCGGACGCTCCGCGCCACAGCTACTCCCACATGGAAGATCCTCTATATCCACGCCCTGCGCTATGCGAGCTTGCCGATCGTGGCAGGCATCGCGCTGCAGTTCATCGGCCTTTTCGGCGGTTCCGTCATTGCCGAGCAACTATTCGCCATGCCGGGCCTTGGCCAAGCCGTCCAAACCTCCGTCAGCACCCACGACGCCCCGGCAGTCCAAGGCGTAGTGGTGATCGCCACGGTGGTTGTGGTCGCTGTGAACCTGGTGCTCGAAATCGCTACCAAATTCCTTGACCCGAAGTTGCGTGCCTCATGA
- a CDS encoding dipeptide/oligopeptide/nickel ABC transporter permease/ATP-binding protein: MIPTLPATTPATPPASPRRTALARLSGHRLPTSPAGMAGTLWLAAMIIASLTAPWWLPFKTEDQDFTAVLSGPTAAHWLGTDELGRDILSRIFASAAETLGTSFITVLVGVGLGTLMALAAANSLRAEGVISRVTEIMMSLPGTVIILAVIGAVGTNIPLIMAILGVLISAGIYRVMLGQAKSLQNQLYVDAAKVDGLGPVAISARHVLPGLATTIVVQSALIFAVGLLIQAGLAFIGFGPPLPQPSWGGMIQSASQHVYDAPWLMVPTGVVLALTVLSANAIGNALGKAPNATASHLPSAAIRRKRAAQAAAAAAAAPAVRDAPGAGKLSVRGVSVGVDGGTPLVTDVSFDVEPGTVLGLVGESGCGKTMTALSLMGLLPSGVAITGGQILWNGRNLAAATDKDLEGIRGRDIALISQEPMRALDPMFTVGYQLTSAIRRLRSVGKTAANADALGLLEKVGIVDAKRILKTYPHQISGGMAQRVAIALALSGNPRLLVADEPTTALDVTVQAEILSLLRTLVKDTGMSVVMVTHDLGVVADICDHVAVMYAGQVVENGRTAGILDNPRHPYTLALLAADPHANTADDMPERLATIQGQVPQPKDWPAGCRFAARCQFAGSACLVPVPLLPSGTGSGLVRCVKADELAIEGLSWVPTELPSEHAVPADVPARHRLDIVEKDLA, translated from the coding sequence ATGATTCCCACCCTTCCAGCAACAACGCCGGCAACACCCCCGGCATCCCCACGCAGGACAGCCCTGGCCAGGCTTTCAGGGCACCGACTGCCCACCTCCCCAGCGGGGATGGCCGGCACCCTCTGGCTGGCGGCGATGATCATCGCATCCCTGACGGCGCCCTGGTGGTTGCCCTTCAAAACCGAAGACCAGGACTTCACCGCCGTCCTCTCCGGACCGACCGCCGCGCACTGGCTTGGCACGGATGAACTGGGCCGGGACATCCTCAGCCGGATCTTCGCCTCAGCAGCCGAGACACTGGGGACCTCGTTCATCACGGTGTTGGTCGGCGTCGGGCTTGGGACCCTGATGGCACTGGCCGCGGCCAACAGCCTGCGGGCCGAAGGCGTCATCAGCCGGGTCACCGAGATCATGATGTCGTTGCCCGGAACGGTCATTATCCTGGCCGTCATTGGCGCCGTGGGCACCAACATCCCCCTGATCATGGCCATCCTGGGCGTTCTGATCTCAGCCGGCATTTACCGGGTGATGCTCGGCCAGGCAAAGTCCTTGCAAAACCAGCTCTACGTGGATGCGGCCAAGGTGGACGGCCTGGGCCCTGTTGCCATCAGCGCCCGCCACGTACTGCCCGGGCTGGCGACCACCATCGTGGTGCAATCGGCGCTGATCTTCGCAGTGGGCCTCCTGATCCAGGCCGGCCTCGCGTTCATCGGCTTCGGTCCACCGCTGCCCCAGCCCAGCTGGGGCGGCATGATCCAGAGTGCCTCACAGCATGTCTACGACGCCCCATGGCTTATGGTTCCCACCGGCGTTGTGTTGGCCCTGACGGTTCTGTCGGCCAACGCGATCGGCAACGCCCTGGGCAAGGCCCCCAACGCCACAGCTTCGCACCTTCCCTCCGCCGCCATCCGGCGAAAGCGGGCCGCTCAGGCTGCCGCCGCAGCCGCGGCCGCCCCTGCGGTGCGCGACGCACCTGGGGCCGGCAAACTGAGCGTCCGCGGAGTCTCCGTAGGGGTCGACGGCGGCACTCCACTGGTCACGGACGTCTCCTTCGACGTCGAGCCGGGAACGGTCCTTGGGCTGGTTGGCGAGTCCGGCTGCGGCAAGACCATGACCGCGTTGTCGCTGATGGGGTTGCTGCCTTCCGGCGTCGCCATCACCGGCGGGCAGATTCTCTGGAACGGCAGGAACCTGGCCGCTGCCACGGACAAGGACTTGGAAGGCATCCGGGGGCGCGACATCGCCCTCATCTCCCAGGAGCCAATGCGGGCACTGGATCCGATGTTCACCGTGGGCTACCAGCTGACTTCTGCCATCCGCCGACTCCGTTCGGTGGGAAAGACGGCAGCGAACGCCGATGCGTTGGGCCTGCTGGAGAAGGTGGGGATCGTTGACGCGAAGCGCATCCTCAAGACCTACCCGCACCAGATCTCGGGCGGCATGGCACAGCGCGTAGCCATTGCCCTGGCGTTGTCCGGTAATCCACGCCTGTTGGTTGCCGACGAACCGACCACCGCCTTGGACGTTACCGTCCAGGCCGAGATCCTGTCCCTCCTCCGAACGCTCGTGAAGGACACGGGCATGTCTGTAGTCATGGTGACGCACGACCTCGGAGTAGTGGCCGACATCTGCGACCACGTTGCGGTCATGTACGCCGGCCAAGTGGTGGAGAACGGCCGCACAGCCGGCATCCTGGACAACCCACGGCATCCTTACACCCTGGCACTGCTTGCGGCCGATCCCCACGCGAATACGGCAGACGATATGCCCGAACGCCTGGCCACCATCCAGGGCCAGGTGCCGCAGCCCAAGGACTGGCCGGCAGGCTGCCGGTTTGCCGCCCGCTGCCAGTTCGCAGGATCTGCCTGCCTGGTACCTGTGCCCCTCCTGCCTTCGGGAACGGGGTCCGGCCTGGTGCGTTGCGTCAAGGCCGATGAACTGGCCATTGAAGGGTTGTCGTGGGTGCCCACTGAGCTCCCTTCAGAACACGCGGTTCCGGCGGACGTACCCGCCCGGCACAGACTGGACATCGTAGAAAAGGACCTGGCATGA
- a CDS encoding ABC transporter ATP-binding protein — MSIETPLLSSAAMAVRPGPMLDVKDLVVRYGTGRKASAAPPAVDGVSFTIQPGETVGLVGESGSGKSTIGKAILGLQKVSGGSVEFKGEDITHAGSGKRRAIGSELRAVFQDPNSSLNPRKTIGASLAEPLRVRGIAGGEARTKAEDMLERVGLPREAVDRYPSQFSGGQRQRISVARALICEPQLVVCDEAVSALDLSTQAQVLNLLADLRDERGLSYLFIAHDISVVQFLAQRVVVLYRGQVMEAGPAAAVTESPKHPFTQALVAASPVPRPAEQAQRRAVRESMGVRTAAAVSTTAGGCPFRQRCPLATELCASERPALRRVGEADVACHYA, encoded by the coding sequence ATGAGCATCGAAACCCCGCTGTTGAGCTCCGCGGCCATGGCCGTCAGGCCCGGGCCCATGCTCGACGTCAAGGACCTGGTGGTCCGCTACGGCACGGGTCGGAAGGCCTCTGCGGCACCGCCAGCCGTCGACGGTGTCAGCTTCACCATCCAGCCCGGTGAAACGGTGGGTCTGGTGGGGGAGTCCGGCTCGGGCAAGTCGACCATTGGCAAAGCGATCCTCGGCCTGCAGAAGGTGTCCGGCGGTTCCGTGGAATTCAAGGGTGAGGACATCACGCATGCGGGCTCGGGCAAGCGCCGCGCCATTGGCAGTGAGCTCCGGGCTGTGTTCCAGGACCCCAACTCTTCGCTGAATCCCAGGAAGACAATCGGCGCCTCACTGGCAGAACCCTTACGCGTCCGCGGTATTGCCGGCGGCGAGGCCCGCACCAAAGCAGAGGACATGCTGGAACGGGTGGGACTGCCGCGGGAAGCCGTGGACCGGTACCCGAGCCAGTTCTCCGGCGGGCAACGGCAGCGCATTTCGGTGGCACGCGCGCTCATTTGCGAACCACAGCTTGTAGTCTGCGACGAAGCTGTCAGCGCCTTGGACCTGTCAACGCAGGCGCAGGTTTTGAACCTCCTGGCCGATCTGCGGGACGAGCGCGGCCTGAGCTACCTGTTCATTGCCCACGACATCTCCGTGGTCCAGTTCCTGGCCCAACGGGTGGTGGTCCTGTACCGGGGGCAGGTCATGGAGGCCGGCCCTGCCGCAGCGGTCACGGAATCGCCGAAGCATCCCTTTACCCAAGCCCTCGTTGCGGCATCACCGGTGCCACGCCCGGCCGAACAAGCGCAGCGCCGGGCTGTCCGTGAATCCATGGGAGTCAGGACTGCCGCCGCTGTCTCAACGACCGCCGGCGGATGTCCTTTCCGTCAGCGCTGCCCGCTGGCCACGGAACTATGCGCCTCCGAACGGCCCGCCTTGCGGCGCGTCGGCGAAGCTGACGTCGCCTGCCACTACGCCTGA
- a CDS encoding alpha/beta hydrolase has product MSEESLLHRELSYAITVGFRRLSMDVWLPRKTSEAAVPVVVWIHGGAFQLGDRRELPPTFAPDSVFRLLNEAGIACATVDYRHSLEAPFPAQLHDIKSAVRYLRHHADELGIDPDRIGAWGESAGGHLAALLGLTGSRDDLEGGLGVQGQSSAVNAVVDFYGISSLNDVSRRQGMESFLNGPLTAAVPRRASLDPGTMLVGGSPEPALLHAASPLGYVTAGAPPFLLIHGNKDGLVPHSQSELLADALERAGVQNKLITIEGADHCFFFAEEQVDWILETSIDFFRREFGQQ; this is encoded by the coding sequence GTGTCGGAGGAATCGCTGCTGCACCGGGAACTCAGTTACGCCATCACGGTCGGTTTCCGCCGCCTTTCCATGGACGTATGGCTGCCCCGGAAGACTTCCGAAGCCGCCGTCCCGGTGGTCGTGTGGATCCATGGGGGAGCGTTCCAGTTGGGCGACCGGAGGGAGCTCCCGCCGACCTTCGCCCCGGACTCTGTGTTCCGGCTGTTGAACGAGGCTGGGATCGCGTGCGCAACGGTGGACTACCGGCACTCCCTCGAGGCCCCTTTCCCCGCCCAGCTGCACGACATCAAATCAGCGGTCCGCTACCTCCGGCACCACGCTGATGAGTTGGGAATCGATCCGGACAGGATCGGGGCGTGGGGCGAATCGGCAGGAGGCCACCTCGCTGCACTTCTGGGGCTCACCGGTTCCCGGGACGACCTCGAAGGCGGGCTCGGCGTGCAGGGCCAGTCCAGCGCAGTCAACGCGGTGGTGGACTTCTACGGCATTTCTTCGCTCAACGATGTTTCAAGACGGCAAGGAATGGAGTCCTTCCTGAACGGTCCACTGACCGCGGCCGTCCCGCGAAGAGCTTCGCTTGATCCCGGAACGATGCTCGTGGGAGGCTCACCGGAACCGGCACTGCTGCACGCAGCCAGCCCCCTTGGATATGTCACAGCCGGAGCACCTCCGTTCCTGCTGATTCATGGCAACAAGGATGGCCTGGTGCCGCACTCCCAAAGCGAACTTCTCGCCGATGCCCTGGAACGGGCAGGCGTACAGAATAAACTCATCACCATCGAGGGCGCGGACCACTGCTTCTTTTTTGCCGAAGAGCAGGTGGATTGGATCCTGGAGACGTCCATCGACTTCTTCCGGCGTGAATTCGGGCAGCAATGA
- a CDS encoding alpha/beta hydrolase: MSLDAGLRALMEPVAGEASFAELLANPSGMNRLEAFGGAGLPYSPPRVHVMEAQALGPNGLVPLRVYGPLGEDGPLRVDGPLRGKADDGGGPGLVWLHGGGFAGGDLEMREADQLARELVARTGGVVISVDYRLARGGVHFPVPHEDVIAAWFWAVEQASGLGIDPGRLCLGGASAGANLACGAAMYLKDIGSSLPAKMLLAYPFLHSTVPPLTVPSAVMSSLPPFLRFSAEDCTAMLENFLGGPASTASSYAVPGHGDPTGLPPAAVVACEYDDLRPSAELYAQSLRGAGINVAFRLEQGATHGYLNHSAALDIVQRGLAFLASELASADGSND; encoded by the coding sequence ATGAGCCTGGACGCCGGGCTCCGTGCACTGATGGAGCCAGTGGCCGGGGAGGCGTCCTTCGCTGAGTTGCTTGCCAATCCATCAGGGATGAACAGGCTGGAGGCGTTCGGCGGGGCGGGCCTCCCGTATTCGCCTCCCCGGGTCCACGTCATGGAGGCGCAGGCACTAGGTCCCAACGGCCTGGTCCCGTTGCGCGTATACGGTCCTCTGGGCGAGGATGGCCCGCTGCGCGTGGATGGCCCGCTGCGGGGCAAAGCGGACGACGGCGGTGGTCCCGGTTTGGTCTGGTTGCATGGTGGCGGGTTTGCCGGCGGCGACCTGGAGATGCGCGAAGCCGACCAGCTGGCCCGTGAACTCGTGGCCAGGACCGGCGGAGTGGTCATTTCCGTTGACTACCGGTTGGCCAGGGGCGGGGTGCATTTTCCCGTCCCGCACGAAGACGTCATCGCGGCATGGTTCTGGGCCGTTGAACAGGCCAGTGGCCTGGGAATCGATCCGGGCAGGCTTTGCCTTGGTGGGGCGAGCGCGGGAGCCAACCTGGCATGTGGGGCCGCCATGTACCTTAAAGATATCGGCTCGTCGCTGCCGGCGAAGATGCTTCTGGCCTATCCGTTCCTCCACTCGACGGTGCCACCATTGACCGTGCCGTCCGCGGTGATGTCCTCACTGCCACCCTTTTTGCGGTTCTCGGCCGAGGACTGCACGGCCATGTTGGAAAATTTCCTCGGCGGCCCGGCAAGCACGGCATCCTCCTATGCCGTGCCCGGGCATGGAGATCCCACAGGGTTGCCTCCTGCTGCCGTCGTGGCCTGCGAATACGACGACCTCCGTCCCTCGGCAGAACTGTATGCACAAAGCCTCCGCGGCGCGGGGATCAATGTAGCGTTCAGACTCGAGCAAGGAGCCACTCACGGATACCTCAACCACTCCGCAGCATTGGACATAGTCCAACGCGGGTTGGCGTTCCTGGCTTCTGAACTGGCCAGTGCTGACGGTTCCAATGATTGA
- a CDS encoding alpha/beta hydrolase: MTEGRILTGIEFARTGDDGSRPLLLDLYLPESAPGSAGHHKLRPAVVHFHGGGWRVGERSSLGPVCDGFGLTPFDVLTEAGFVVASADYRLSAEAQFPAQLHDALAAVQWLREHADHYGVDPQHIYAWGDSAGGHLASLVALTGAGESKVAAVAAWYPPTDLVHMGEQALPDAVARASDPGSREELLVGAVLAEYPGKAAAASPISFVHPDAPPFLLVHGTADRFVPAAQSESLAAELQKAGADVELLLIEDADHMWRLEDGSPGAAEKALAATVSFFRHQSGHP, encoded by the coding sequence ATGACGGAGGGCCGCATACTCACCGGGATTGAGTTTGCCCGCACCGGCGACGACGGCTCGCGGCCGCTGTTGCTCGATCTCTACCTGCCGGAATCCGCGCCCGGGTCCGCTGGCCACCACAAGCTGCGTCCCGCCGTCGTTCATTTCCACGGTGGCGGCTGGCGCGTAGGGGAGCGTTCCTCCCTGGGGCCGGTGTGCGATGGCTTCGGCCTGACGCCCTTTGATGTTCTTACCGAAGCCGGATTCGTCGTGGCGTCGGCGGATTACAGGCTGAGCGCCGAGGCGCAGTTTCCAGCTCAGCTCCACGATGCCTTGGCCGCAGTGCAATGGCTCCGGGAGCATGCTGACCACTACGGCGTTGATCCCCAGCACATTTATGCCTGGGGCGACTCTGCAGGCGGGCACCTGGCCAGTCTTGTTGCCCTCACCGGGGCAGGCGAGAGCAAGGTCGCCGCGGTCGCCGCGTGGTACCCGCCCACCGATCTGGTTCACATGGGGGAGCAGGCGCTGCCCGACGCTGTCGCGCGGGCCAGCGATCCCGGGTCCCGGGAAGAGCTGCTGGTGGGCGCGGTGTTGGCTGAATATCCCGGTAAGGCAGCTGCAGCGAGCCCCATCAGCTTTGTCCATCCGGACGCTCCGCCCTTCCTGTTGGTCCACGGCACGGCAGACAGGTTTGTTCCCGCCGCCCAATCGGAGTCCTTGGCCGCCGAACTGCAGAAGGCCGGCGCCGACGTCGAACTCCTCCTCATCGAGGACGCCGACCACATGTGGCGGCTGGAGGACGGAAGCCCGGGCGCTGCCGAGAAGGCCCTCGCGGCCACAGTCTCCTTCTTCCGCCACCAGTCCGGCCATCCATAA
- a CDS encoding fumarylacetoacetate hydrolase family protein: MQYIGINHDGGPWVAALSGERVFPLASVTDFWADAARWQEKAPALITDIAAGLDRAAVIEVPLVPASARVICVGLNYKAHAAEGSYKDQELPPYPTLFGRWTASLSVGNVPVPVPGSEAGLDWEGEVAAYIGRRVESGDEAAAEEAIFGYSTFNDITARRAQKLTSQWTLGKNGDFTGPMGPLVSRDDVGDLRDGLQVRTRVNGTEVQNGNTRDMIFSVPAIVSLISETFTLHPGDVIASGTPEGVGYARTPQWLLQAGDVVEVEIEKLGTLVTPVGEPSLRARA; encoded by the coding sequence ATGCAGTACATAGGTATCAACCACGACGGCGGCCCCTGGGTCGCGGCCCTGAGCGGCGAGCGCGTTTTCCCGCTGGCGTCCGTGACGGACTTTTGGGCCGATGCAGCGAGGTGGCAGGAGAAGGCACCGGCGCTCATCACCGACATTGCTGCCGGCCTCGATCGAGCGGCTGTTATTGAGGTTCCACTGGTTCCGGCGTCCGCGCGGGTGATTTGCGTGGGCCTGAACTACAAGGCCCACGCCGCCGAAGGCAGCTATAAGGACCAGGAGCTCCCGCCTTATCCCACCCTGTTTGGCCGGTGGACTGCCTCCTTGTCCGTGGGCAACGTACCGGTACCGGTTCCGGGGAGCGAGGCGGGCCTGGACTGGGAGGGCGAGGTAGCTGCCTACATCGGTAGGCGGGTGGAGTCTGGTGACGAGGCTGCAGCCGAGGAGGCCATATTTGGTTACTCCACCTTCAACGACATCACCGCACGGCGTGCCCAAAAGCTCACGTCCCAGTGGACACTGGGCAAGAACGGCGACTTCACCGGTCCCATGGGCCCACTGGTCAGCCGCGATGACGTGGGCGACCTCCGCGATGGCCTCCAGGTCCGCACCCGGGTCAACGGCACGGAAGTTCAGAACGGCAACACCCGGGACATGATCTTTTCCGTCCCGGCCATCGTCTCGCTGATCAGTGAAACCTTCACCCTGCACCCTGGAGATGTGATCGCTTCCGGCACGCCTGAGGGAGTCGGCTATGCCCGCACGCCACAGTGGTTGTTGCAGGCAGGCGACGTCGTAGAGGTCGAGATCGAGAAGCTCGGCACTTTGGTGACTCCCGTTGGTGAACCGTCGCTCCGGGCGAGGGCCTGA